GCAAACAGGTCGTCATAGGTCGTGGAGTAGATGCCGATATTCGTGTGGAGGTCAGCGCCAAGCAGGCGATCTCCCGCGAACACATGGTCCTCACGGCGCGAAACGGCCAATGGATCGCAGAGGACAAGAGTCGCAACGGCATTTATGTTGCGGGCGTCCGCCAGGCCGCGGTTCCCATCGACGATGACGTCGCGATCAACCTCGGCGCCCCCACGGGCCCGCGGTTGACGTTCAGGATCACTACCCAAGTAGTACCGGTGGCCCGCAACAATCCCGCGCCCGCGCCCGCACCAGGACTGGCAGCGCCGGCCCGGCCAGGACCGCCACCACCGAGGCGCCCGGTTCCCCCACCTCCTCCACCACCTCAGCGGCCGGGCCCACCTGCTGCGCGGCCTGCGCCGCCCGTTCGGTCGGCTCCGCCGCAGCAGACGTATGCGTCTCACCCACCTGCGCCGCCACGACCTCAGGGCCCGTCTCCCCGGCCCGGCCCGCAGCCGCCTCGCGTTGCCGCCTCGATCCACCCTCCGGTCTCGCCACGGCCCGTGGCATCGGCGGTCGATGACGACGATGTTCTGGCCCGGATGACGGGTGTGGTGAAAAAGGTTCTCCCACAACGCGCGGCGCCTGCCCTGCCGAACGGTGCGATCACCATCGGCCGACACTCGACCGCAGCCATCCACGTCGACGACCCGTTGGCTTCACGGGTGCATGCCTATCTGTTGACCTCCCCGTCCGGAACCCAGATTCATGACAACGGCAGCAACAACGGGATTTTCGTCAATGGTGTGCGGATGCCCGCAGCGACGTTGCGCCCCGGCGATGTCGTCACGATCGGCAACTCCGATCTCACCTTCGACGGGACCACGCTGCGGACGCAGGATCGGACGCCGTCCACGGGAGGCATCGAGGCCCACCAGCTCGGTCTGACCATCGATGGCCGCGAGTTGCTCTCGTCGGTGTCCTTCACCGCGCGCCCAGGCACCCTGACCGCCGTCATCGGGCCGTCCGGAGCCGGTAAGTCCACCCTGATCAAGATGGTCGGTGGCGTCACCCAACCCACGTCGGGCCAGGTGCGATTCGACGGTCATGACGTTCACGCCGAGTATGCGTCACTGCGCTCCCGGATCGGTGTCGTGCCTCAAGACGATGTGGTGCATCGTCAGCTCACCGTGAGCCAGGCGCTCAACTACGCTGCGCGACTTCGTCTCCCCGCCGATACCGGCAAGGCCGACCGCCGCGCAGTCGTTGATCGGGTCCTCGATGAACTCCAGTTGACGAACCACCGGGACACCCGGGTGGACAAGCTGTCCGGTGGGCAGCGTAAACGCGCGTCGGTCGCCATGGAGCTGCTGACCGGTCCGTCGTTGCTGATCCTCGACGAGCCGACATCCGGCCTCGACCCTGCCCTCGACCGTGAGGTCATGGCGATGCTGAGGCGGCTGGCAGACGCCGGGCGCACGGTCATCGTCGTCACTCACTCACTGACGTATCTGAGCATGTGCGACCAGGTGCTGCTGCTGGCCCCCGGCGGCAAGACCGCCTACGCGGGCCCGCCCGGACAGGTCGCGGCGACGATCGGCACCAACGACTGGGCCGACATCTTCGCGTGGGTTGCGGCCAACCCCGATGCGGCGCACGCGGTGTTCCTGCAGAAGAACCCGGCCGCCGCCGCGCCCGCCGCGCCGGCGAGTCCGCCTGGGCCACTGGGTGATCCCGCTCGCACCAGCACTGCCCGCCAGATCGCCACGTTGGCGGCCCGGCAGGTCCGGCTGATCTTCGCCGACCGCGGCTACACCGCCTTCCTGGCGCTGCTGCCGTTCATCCTCGGTGCCCTGACCTTGGTGGTGCAGGGGTCGGTCGGACTGGGCAAGGCCAGCCTGGATGGCGGCGCCCCCGACGAGCCCAACCAGTTGCTGAGCCTGATGGTGATCGGCACCGTCTTCATGGGAACCGCGCTCACGGTGCGGGATCTCGTCGGTGAGCGCAGCATCTTCCGCCGAGAACAGTCCGTAGGGCTGTCGGCCGGCGCCTATCTGACCGCCAAGATCGCGGTCTACAGCGTCGCCGCGGCCGTCCAGATCGCCGTGCTCACCGCCATCGTCGTGGTGGTCAAGGGCGGTCCGACCCAAGGTTCGCTCGTCGTCGGCAATCCGGTGTGGGACCTCTACCTGGCTCTGGCTCTGACCGCCATCGTGTCGGCCATCGTCGGCCTGTGGTTGTCGTCGCTGGCGCGCACCAGCGACTGGATCATGCCGATGCTCGTCGTCGTGCTGATGAGCGCAATCGTCTTCTCCGGTGGGCTCATCCCGGTCACGGGCCGTCTCGGCCTCAACCAGGTCTCCTACCTGCTTCCGGCCCGGTGGGGCTTTGCTGCCGGAGCGTCGAGCATCGACCTGATGGAGGCCGACGCCGCCAACTACATCGACGACCCGCTGTGGCGCCACCAGCTGTCGTGGTGGCTGCTGGACATGGGTGTCCTCCTGCTCATAGGCATTGTCGCGACCGTCGTGGTGCTGCGCCGGCTGCGCCTGCCTGCCGGTGAGCGCGGGGCAGGCGGCAGGGTTGCGGGGGTGATCATCGCCCTCGTGTTGATCGCAGGGTTCCTGGTCGGTATGTCGATCCTGACCCGTGACGGCAGCTCGAACCGGCCCGCGCCGGCTTCCATGCCCAGCGTGCCGACCCAGGGCAGCGCGCCGCCCCAAGAACCCGTCGCCGCAGCCGATTTGGCAGGACTGCTCCTCGATCCGTCAGCGGCCGGTTCGATCGTGGGAGGCGGCACGCTGACCGCCTCCGGCCCCACACCGCTGACCGCGCTCAGCACCGCCACGGCCGAGCCGCCCAATTGCACCGGAGTCGTCAGCCCGGCCAACACCCAGGCCTTCGGGGCCAGCGGGTCCACGGCCGTCGCCGGCAGTGAACTGGTCTCCACAGACCCGAATACGACTGTCACGCAATACGTGATCCTCTACCCGAGCGCGGAGGCCGCCGCCGCGGCACAGTCAGACCAGATCAACTTCTGGCAGCCGTGCGCCAACACCACTGTCACCCTGACACCGCCGGGTCAGCCGGCAACGGCGATCAACGTCGGCAAGGTGTCGTTGGTCGATGGCCGACCCACCGCAGTCCTGAGCATGCCTGGCCGTAGCTGCCAGCACGTGCTGGAACTGTCATCCAACGTTGCTATCGACGTCCAGGCCTGCGGCCCGACGGAAGCCGACCATGCGGGTGAGATAGCCACCAAGATCGCCGAGAAGATCCATTGATTACGGCGTCGGGGGAGGAGATCGTGCGAAAAATCCTGCAATGAAGCTCCCGATATCACGCTTAAAGTAACTGCGAGGGTTTTGCCGGGGGCAATTCGCATCGGTAGAGCGCTTCCACCGACAGAAAGAGAGACCAATGAAGGTGCGTTTCAAAATAGCGATTGCGACCGCCGCCGCGGCCGCGCTGGCCTTGACCGGTTGCGGCACGCAAGACTCCGAGTCGAACAAGTCCGACGCCAATGGCGACGCCAGCACCCTGATTTCCCAATCGGCTGAGGCGATGAAGAACGTCACCAGCGCCCACATCGTCCTCACCGCCGACGGTGAGGTCCCGAACCTCAAGGTCACCAAACTGGAAGCCGATGTCGCCGGCAAGCCTGCCGTCGTCGCCACCGGCGAAGCGACTGTGCAGATGGGCCAGGACACGCAAACCGCCAAACTCATCTATGTCGACGGTCACCTCTACTCCGACATCGCCGTCCCCGGTCAGTGGTTCGACTACGGTGACGGCAACTCGATCTACAACCTGTCGGTGATCTTCGACCCGAGCAACGGCCTGGCGAACGCACTGTCGAATCTCAAGGACCCCAAGGTCGAAGGGTCGGAAACCATCAACGGCACCCCGACCACCAAGATTGCCGCGACGGCCTCGACCAACGACGTCGCAGTGCTGGCGGGTGCGCGGAAAGCTCCTGAGCAGTCCCAGGATTGGCCGGTCACCGTGTGGATCGCGGAAAGCGAACCGCACAACCTGGTCCAGGCTCAGATCAACGTCAGCGGACCGTCCGAGGCCAAGGTCACCATGACTCTGTCCGACTTCGGCAAGACCGTCACCGCCGAAAAGCCGGAAATCACCCCGCCCAACTGAGCGACAGCCCGAAAGGACACCTGAACAACATGGAAACCAAAGGTTTTGGGCGCCGGGCGGCTGCGGCCGGCGTCGGCATCCTGGCAGTCGGCGCGATCCAGATCGCGAGCCCGACCACGGCGCACGCCGCACTGTCGTTCGGTTCCATCGCGTACGCGGACAATGGAGCCGGCGCGGTGGTGTGGAATTACCCGTCGCCCAAGGAGGCCCAGCAGGCAGCCATCCAGTACTGCGGGTGGACCACCTGCGAGGCACTCAGCTACTTCACCGAATGCGGTGTCGCGGTACGCAACGACACCCACGTTCAGGCGGGCCGTGGCCCGACCCTCGGAGCGGCCACCCGCGCCGCACTGAATGCCATCCCCGGCGGGGGCGGTTACATCGACCTGTGGGCATGCAACTGATCTGATCCGACAGGTGGCAGGCAACATCAAACGTTGCCTGCCACCTTTCTTTTTGGGGTCATGTTCGGCGGCTGCGTCCGGTGCGCGCGGAGCTGGATGACACCCGGCTTCAACATGCGGGCCTCTGCCACCGCTGCTATTCGTCTGTGCCAGAAACGTCCATTGCGAACGGCCGCGCATCGCAGGCAGACGTGCGAGCAGCGACGGGGCCACGTGGCGACCCGCGCAAAAGCCCGCGCAAAAGAATGATGGCGGCCGGGCGGCCGCCATCATGACGAAGGATCAATACCAAAGAGGTACGTCCTGGCTGTCGGCCCGATCTACCGGCCGGTCAGTACTTGGAGACGCTGGCAACGCGGAACGTGGCGGCCTCGAGGTCGTCGACGTTGTCCGAGATCGTAAACAGGTCTTCGCTTGTGGACTGGCCGGGCGACAGACTGGTGACGCTGGCGGTGTCCTCGGCGATCCGGTCGCCATTGGCGTCGAGGGCTTCGACCTGTACGTAGAAGGTGGCGCGTTCACCGCCCTTGTTGCGGAAGGTCACCGGCAGTTTGCCGCTCTCACGGTACTCGGTGTCGGTACGCACGAATTCCCCGAAGGAGACCTCCAACTCGTTCTCGAGGATCTGTTCGGTCTTGTCGCCGGTGCTCTCTGAGATGGTGTCGTTGAGATCGCCGCTGACCTTGGCGAATAACACCACGGGAGCGACGAATACGATGAGTGCGATGACCACGGCCCCGATGATCAGGCCGACGATGAGACCGGTTGACGACTTGCGAGGCGCCGCGGGTTGATAAGCCGGATACTGTGCCGGCCAACCCGGTCCGGGATAGTTCGGCGCGGGCCCGCCTGGATAGCCGGGCTGATTGTCAGGCTGGGGCGGCAGACCGGAGCCCGAGTTCGATGGCCACTGTTCGTGTGGATAGGTCACGGCCGTGGGTCTCCTGTTCTGGCCTCGCGTTGAGGTTCGTGATGAAGCGTAAGGCGTCGTTCGAACGGCGATGAACACCAATTTCTGCCGTGCGTCCGGATGGTCCGTTATCCGACGGCAAGGGCTCCCGAAACGTGATGCTCAGGGGAACCGTTGGTAGCACTGGTCTGGGTTGCTGGTCAGTCCGGACCGGAAGGCCATGATCCGGGTGAAGCCCGCCGGAACGCTCTCGCCGTCGTTGCCGCTGGCGGCCCAGCCGTTGGTGAGAAGCCCGGCGACCGCCTCGTCGAGGTCACCGGCGGTGAGCTGAAGCCGTTGGCCCGAGGGCAGCGTCACCGGGTCAGCCATGTCCCGGTTGGCAACTCCGGTCAGGCAGGCGGTGCGCAATGCAGCGGTGTCTCCGGTCAGGCTGAGGCCCTTCTGGTGCTCGAGGGCCAGCATGTACCGAGACGCCACGATGGACATCGCGGTGTTGTCGCCTTGGATCAGTACCCGGCTCGATTCGTCTGCGGGCGTACCGAGTTCGGCCAGCGCAGGGAGGTCGATGCTGATGGTGTTGGTGGCCGGGCAGTAGTTGGCCGGTGCCTCGGATGCGGCGGTGTCGGGGCAGGGCTCGGAGTCGTAGACGAGCTCCGGGGGGTCTGCGGGAGCATAGATCTGATTGAGTAGCTCGATCAGGGTGCCCAGAGATTGTTCGTTGATCGGAGCGTCGGCGCTTTGTTGGTCGCCGTCGGCCTCTTCGGTGAGGGCGATCGGGAGATCGCCTCGACGCTGGTCGATTTCGTCGATGTTGATGGCTGTGCACGCGGTAACGCCGGTGTTGAATCCCATTTGAAAGGCGGTGATCCGGTCCAGCGCGGTGCCGTGACCCTCTTCGAGCAACTCGGCGGTGTCGGGGGTGATCAGCGGGTCACGGATCGCGATCGCCGCGGCCAGAACCTTGTTCAGGCCGTCGCCGGTGCTGATCGTCATGCGTGGGGAATGGCCCTCTGCCACCCAGCGGATGTACATGCCGGCAAAGCAGTCGGCCTGCTGTTCGAAGACGATGACCGGCGTGCGCCGGTTCACGAGGCTGGCCATCCGCTGGATCGCGTGCCCGTATTCATGCGCGATGAGCGCCGCCGCACTCATCTGGCCGAAGTACTTCTGACCGGCGGGCAGCAATTGGCCGCGGTCCCAGGCGATCAGGCGGTCTCGGTGGCAGTAGAACGCATTGGGATTCTTGTACGGACTCGAGCCGCACAATTCGGGGGTCTGCGGGTTAC
The genomic region above belongs to Mycolicibacterium sp. HK-90 and contains:
- a CDS encoding DUF4189 domain-containing protein, which encodes METKGFGRRAAAAGVGILAVGAIQIASPTTAHAALSFGSIAYADNGAGAVVWNYPSPKEAQQAAIQYCGWTTCEALSYFTECGVAVRNDTHVQAGRGPTLGAATRAALNAIPGGGGYIDLWACN
- a CDS encoding neutral zinc metallopeptidase, producing the protein MLTAAAVIGAVAVVLVNYVAKVVPGEPVTMLYDPNSVGGLAVTDGPSGLRDNAPAPTGTVQDTDHGEMDKLALASVNDVEQFWEQAYPGALHGAFRPIRNFASYDSSNPQTPELCGSSPYKNPNAFYCHRDRLIAWDRGQLLPAGQKYFGQMSAAALIAHEYGHAIQRMASLVNRRTPVIVFEQQADCFAGMYIRWVAEGHSPRMTISTGDGLNKVLAAAIAIRDPLITPDTAELLEEGHGTALDRITAFQMGFNTGVTACTAINIDEIDQRRGDLPIALTEEADGDQQSADAPINEQSLGTLIELLNQIYAPADPPELVYDSEPCPDTAASEAPANYCPATNTISIDLPALAELGTPADESSRVLIQGDNTAMSIVASRYMLALEHQKGLSLTGDTAALRTACLTGVANRDMADPVTLPSGQRLQLTAGDLDEAVAGLLTNGWAASGNDGESVPAGFTRIMAFRSGLTSNPDQCYQRFP
- a CDS encoding LppX_LprAFG lipoprotein, yielding MKVRFKIAIATAAAAALALTGCGTQDSESNKSDANGDASTLISQSAEAMKNVTSAHIVLTADGEVPNLKVTKLEADVAGKPAVVATGEATVQMGQDTQTAKLIYVDGHLYSDIAVPGQWFDYGDGNSIYNLSVIFDPSNGLANALSNLKDPKVEGSETINGTPTTKIAATASTNDVAVLAGARKAPEQSQDWPVTVWIAESEPHNLVQAQINVSGPSEAKVTMTLSDFGKTVTAEKPEITPPN
- a CDS encoding ATP-binding cassette domain-containing protein, which produces MASAVDDDDVLARMTGVVKKVLPQRAAPALPNGAITIGRHSTAAIHVDDPLASRVHAYLLTSPSGTQIHDNGSNNGIFVNGVRMPAATLRPGDVVTIGNSDLTFDGTTLRTQDRTPSTGGIEAHQLGLTIDGRELLSSVSFTARPGTLTAVIGPSGAGKSTLIKMVGGVTQPTSGQVRFDGHDVHAEYASLRSRIGVVPQDDVVHRQLTVSQALNYAARLRLPADTGKADRRAVVDRVLDELQLTNHRDTRVDKLSGGQRKRASVAMELLTGPSLLILDEPTSGLDPALDREVMAMLRRLADAGRTVIVVTHSLTYLSMCDQVLLLAPGGKTAYAGPPGQVAATIGTNDWADIFAWVAANPDAAHAVFLQKNPAAAAPAAPASPPGPLGDPARTSTARQIATLAARQVRLIFADRGYTAFLALLPFILGALTLVVQGSVGLGKASLDGGAPDEPNQLLSLMVIGTVFMGTALTVRDLVGERSIFRREQSVGLSAGAYLTAKIAVYSVAAAVQIAVLTAIVVVVKGGPTQGSLVVGNPVWDLYLALALTAIVSAIVGLWLSSLARTSDWIMPMLVVVLMSAIVFSGGLIPVTGRLGLNQVSYLLPARWGFAAGASSIDLMEADAANYIDDPLWRHQLSWWLLDMGVLLLIGIVATVVVLRRLRLPAGERGAGGRVAGVIIALVLIAGFLVGMSILTRDGSSNRPAPASMPSVPTQGSAPPQEPVAAADLAGLLLDPSAAGSIVGGGTLTASGPTPLTALSTATAEPPNCTGVVSPANTQAFGASGSTAVAGSELVSTDPNTTVTQYVILYPSAEAAAAAQSDQINFWQPCANTTVTLTPPGQPATAINVGKVSLVDGRPTAVLSMPGRSCQHVLELSSNVAIDVQACGPTEADHAGEIATKIAEKIH
- a CDS encoding FxLYD domain-containing protein, yielding MTYPHEQWPSNSGSGLPPQPDNQPGYPGGPAPNYPGPGWPAQYPAYQPAAPRKSSTGLIVGLIIGAVVIALIVFVAPVVLFAKVSGDLNDTISESTGDKTEQILENELEVSFGEFVRTDTEYRESGKLPVTFRNKGGERATFYVQVEALDANGDRIAEDTASVTSLSPGQSTSEDLFTISDNVDDLEAATFRVASVSKY